The genomic region GAGAGATATGGAATGAAAGGCATTTCGAGTAGATATGTGCTTTGGCTTGGCTCAGCTTGCGTGTTCGCGGCGCTGGCGCACCTATTTTACACGGATAGCATTAGCATTTACGTGCTGGTTGCTTTTATATTCGGCATAGCAATCGTGGTCGGAACGCTGTCGGGGTATAGCCAGTGTGGCGGCACCGAGGACGAGCGCATGCGGAAGATCGCAGCCTTCTCCATGATGAACTCCTGGGCATCGGGCGTCTCTCTTATGTCAACCCTGCTGGTGCTCACCTATTTTAGCTGGGGCCATACGCTAAGTGGCATACGGGTCATTAGCCTGACCATTATGCTATTACTCGTCACGTTCTATGGATGGTACGTCTATTATTCATTCAAGGGAGACGTGGAATGAGGACGCGCATCAAGGAATACCGTGCCCGCCACAACCTGACGCAGGAGGACCTGGCGAACCTGGTCGGGGTTAGAAGGGAGACCATAGTATTCCTGGAGAAGGGCAAGTACAACCCGTCGCTGAAGCTGGCCCACGACGTCGCCAGGGCGCTTCACGCCACCATAGACGAGCTCTTCATCTTCGACGAGGAGGAAAACGAGGTGGTGGAAGAGCGATGATAGGTCAAGCTTAAGCTTTTATAGGGCTATAAGATATTTAGGTATCCACATGGCGGTCACTTCAAGGGACAACGCGATATTCGAGGCGGGGATCAAGCTGGGCGCGCTATACCATCAATTCGTGGGCACGCCATTAAGCCTGCATACGGTGGACAGCCTCGAAAAGGCGATAGCGCAAAGCATCTCAGTCCAGCCATACGTCAAAAGCATAACAGTCCACATCGACAGGGAAATGGTCAAGGAAAGCCTGACGTCGTTCG from Methanocella conradii HZ254 harbors:
- a CDS encoding helix-turn-helix transcriptional regulator, with translation MRTRIKEYRARHNLTQEDLANLVGVRRETIVFLEKGKYNPSLKLAHDVARALHATIDELFIFDEEENEVVEER
- a CDS encoding dihydroneopterin aldolase family protein, whose product is MAVTSRDNAIFEAGIKLGALYHQFVGTPLSLHTVDSLEKAIAQSISVQPYVKSITVHIDREMVKESLTSFGYTELKGTMLKVDATIKYENHEVSVGLSLKDGYPLMYIKDVKET